The Brienomyrus brachyistius isolate T26 unplaced genomic scaffold, BBRACH_0.4 scaffold253, whole genome shotgun sequence genome has a segment encoding these proteins:
- the LOC125728354 gene encoding LHFPL tetraspan subfamily member 3 protein-like, whose product MIPGTASAMLPASEAAKIYQTNYIRNSRAIGVLWAIFTILFAIVNVVCFIQPYWIGDGVDTPQAGYFGLFHYCVGNGLSQELTCQGSFTEFSSIPSGAFKAASFFIGMSMVLVITCIVCFALFFFCSTATVYKICGWMQLASGRCFAFLSQNVGARTPNGAELRIALAEST is encoded by the exons ATGATACCGGGAACTGCTTCGGCGATGCTCCCAGCCTCGGAAGCTGCTAAGATATACCAGACCAATTACATCCGCAACTCCAGAGCCATCGGAGTCCTGTGGGCCATCTTCACCATACTGTTTGCGATCGTCAACGTGGTGTGCTTCATTCAGCCCTACTGGATCGGGGATGGCGTGGACACCCCGCAAGCCGGCTACTTCGGCCTCTTCCATTACTGTGTAGGCAACGGGCTTTCCCAGGAGCTGACATGCCAGGGAAGTTTCACCGAGTTCAGCTCCATCCCATCGGGCGCCTTCAAGGCGGCGTCCTTCTTCATCGGGATGTCCATGgtgctggtcatcacctgcatcGTCTGCTTTGCCCTTTTCTTCTTCTGTAGCACGGCCACCGTCTACAAAATCTGCGGCTGGATGCAGCTCGCCTCTGGTAGGTGCTTCG CGTTTCTGAGCCAGAACGTGGGCGCTCGCACTCCGAACGGCGCTGAGCTGAGAATAGCGCTGGCAGAGAGCACGTAG